A DNA window from Patagioenas fasciata isolate bPatFas1 chromosome 1, bPatFas1.hap1, whole genome shotgun sequence contains the following coding sequences:
- the TMEM272 gene encoding transmembrane protein 272 isoform X2 — translation MVTLLLYDSTRMRQLLSKSVVIDDDDDDEYPWRQNAHKYYIHLTLSLFLFLWFILGNYWVFSVYLPNFIPPFHQPQDYCDKTLYIFAVGVLIISHTVLFLLIFCSCCIYCFSRQRYSSEED, via the coding sequence GTGACTCTCCTCCTGTACGACTCAACCAGGATGCGGCAGCTGCTTTCCAAGTCTGTTGTGATTGATGATGACGATGACGACGAATATCCCTGGAGGCAGAATGCTCACAAGTACTACATCCATCTaaccctcagccttttcctctttctctggtTCATTCTTGGGAACTactgggttttttctgtatacCTGCCAAATTTCATCCCGCCTTTCCATCAGCCTCAGGATTACTGTGACAAAACCCTGTACATTTTTGCTGTTGGTGTTCTCATTATCAGCCATACTGTTCTCTTTCTCCTTATCTTTTGTAGCTGCTGCATATATTGTTTTTCCAGGCAAAGATACTCTTCGGAGGAAGACTAA
- the TMEM272 gene encoding transmembrane protein 272 isoform X3 has protein sequence MRQLLSKSVVIDDDDDDEYPWRQNAHKYYIHLTLSLFLFLWFILGNYWVFSVYLPNFIPPFHQPQDYCDKTLYIFAVGVLIISHTVLFLLIFCSCCIYCFSRQRYSSEED, from the coding sequence ATGCGGCAGCTGCTTTCCAAGTCTGTTGTGATTGATGATGACGATGACGACGAATATCCCTGGAGGCAGAATGCTCACAAGTACTACATCCATCTaaccctcagccttttcctctttctctggtTCATTCTTGGGAACTactgggttttttctgtatacCTGCCAAATTTCATCCCGCCTTTCCATCAGCCTCAGGATTACTGTGACAAAACCCTGTACATTTTTGCTGTTGGTGTTCTCATTATCAGCCATACTGTTCTCTTTCTCCTTATCTTTTGTAGCTGCTGCATATATTGTTTTTCCAGGCAAAGATACTCTTCGGAGGAAGACTAA